The following are from one region of the Treponema denticola genome:
- a CDS encoding ankyrin repeat domain-containing protein, which yields MIINDYKNSAVIPDTSALLKNINIIDNLLSDFSCVIITQTIIDELNYQKDKKKNNEAWLAMQRIENLKDKIYIHNDRNFTGINDEKIILFAKKYSKEQRHNVYILHDDIGFSLKYEKSLLLRDYIGYQYIKKNDYNEIEKIDSLFLEDWNNYPAIENIDDYLSGGYTLLISCIRSKNILKYKKLEFLIKKCKANVNKTDNYKYFLTPLSHCIQVNDFKSFCRLLDNNADYNKGSVKETQKNYIKCRNEGNTPLMIACWHNRTKFVKRLCEYHDIGLNQQDSNGFTPLFKCAIKKNYDLYNYLLSLPRTDKYIRDRNNHCADWWLTHTNI from the coding sequence ATGATTATTAATGACTACAAAAATTCAGCAGTGATTCCCGATACTTCTGCCCTGTTAAAAAATATAAACATTATAGATAATTTGTTGTCTGACTTTTCATGTGTAATAATAACACAAACAATAATTGATGAGCTAAATTATCAAAAAGATAAGAAAAAAAATAATGAGGCATGGCTTGCTATGCAGCGCATTGAAAATTTAAAAGACAAAATATATATTCATAATGACCGTAACTTTACAGGTATCAATGATGAAAAAATCATCTTATTTGCAAAAAAATATTCAAAAGAACAAAGACATAATGTTTACATACTTCATGATGATATTGGTTTTTCTTTAAAATATGAAAAATCTCTACTATTAAGAGATTATATCGGTTATCAATACATCAAAAAAAACGATTATAACGAAATCGAAAAAATAGATTCTTTATTTTTGGAAGATTGGAACAATTATCCTGCTATCGAAAATATCGATGACTATTTATCCGGAGGATATACCTTACTTATCAGCTGCATAAGAAGTAAAAATATATTAAAATATAAAAAATTGGAATTTCTGATAAAAAAATGTAAGGCAAATGTTAACAAAACGGATAATTATAAATACTTTTTAACACCGTTAAGCCACTGTATTCAAGTTAATGATTTTAAATCATTTTGCCGGTTATTAGACAATAACGCAGACTACAATAAAGGAAGTGTAAAAGAAACACAAAAAAATTATATTAAATGTAGAAACGAAGGTAATACACCTTTAATGATTGCTTGTTGGCATAATAGAACAAAATTTGTAAAGAGGCTATGTGAATACCACGATATTGGTTTAAATCAACAAGATAGTAACGGTTTTACACCTCTATTTAAATGTGCAATAAAGAAAAACTATGATCTATATAACTATCTCCTATCATTACCCAGAACGGATAAATATATTAGAGATAGAAATAATCATTGTGCTGATTGGTGGTTAACACATACTAATATTTAG
- the fusA gene encoding elongation factor G, whose amino-acid sequence MGFTTDKIRTIAVAGHGQSGKTSLVEHLLYVSGLIAKAESVDSGKTVTDYSQEEIDRKISIYSTLVNLQKDDKLINIWDTPGASDFIGEVIAAFRSSEAALIVLDGRSGVQIETIKYWRDLDRRNKPRLVFANKMDEGRADFDNCIADVKKQFQVDVFPVSFPMGTGDNFKGVVDVLHGKAYKIEDGKEVETEIPAEYQDKYKDALEVLAGAAAEGDEELLVKFIDEGELSPEEISRGLTLAMADNRIVPLFAGSAINNSGLNSLLRFISEILPSPEGALERGVTKEGEEISVKLDSSAPLSAIVVKTSNDQFSGRLSYVKVITGTLSADSEIYNLREEKKERVGKIYKTLGKKLTEVKELSAGDIGVLVKLTSTKTNDTLAASADIIPFVRLRTPEPIYSLAVSAIDKKNDDKVSEQLFKACEEDMTLSFAFNAETKQNVLSGMGDLHTSIVLDKVKNQSKIEIQTSIPRIAYRETIQRKSQAEYTHKKQSGGHGQFGRVVLAIEPLPRGEKYKFTNAVFGGAISKGYIPGVEKGVIEAMEKGVSAGYPVVDVAVTVLDGKEHPVDSSEMAFKIAARNAFKDAMRNAGPILLEPIMNLTVFVETSYLGDIMSDLSSRRGRILGQSSPASGIEEIRAQVPHKELLRYAIDLRSMTSGTGSFEMSFDHYDPISGKIADEIIAEAKAFMEEQEE is encoded by the coding sequence ATGGGATTTACAACGGATAAAATCAGAACCATCGCCGTTGCCGGACACGGACAATCGGGCAAAACCAGTCTTGTGGAACACTTGCTCTATGTTTCTGGCCTTATCGCTAAGGCAGAATCGGTAGACTCGGGAAAGACCGTGACGGACTACAGTCAGGAAGAAATCGATCGAAAAATATCTATTTACTCAACCTTAGTTAATTTACAAAAAGACGATAAGCTCATAAATATTTGGGACACTCCCGGAGCTTCTGATTTTATCGGTGAGGTAATAGCTGCTTTCCGCTCATCCGAAGCAGCCCTCATAGTTTTGGACGGAAGATCGGGCGTACAAATTGAAACAATCAAGTACTGGCGCGACCTTGACAGAAGAAACAAGCCCCGCTTGGTTTTTGCAAACAAGATGGATGAAGGCAGAGCCGACTTCGATAACTGTATAGCCGATGTTAAAAAGCAGTTTCAAGTAGATGTCTTCCCTGTAAGCTTTCCCATGGGAACAGGAGATAATTTTAAGGGTGTTGTAGACGTTCTTCACGGCAAGGCCTATAAAATCGAAGATGGAAAAGAAGTAGAAACGGAAATCCCTGCCGAATATCAGGACAAATACAAGGATGCTCTGGAGGTTTTGGCCGGAGCTGCCGCCGAAGGCGATGAAGAACTACTCGTAAAATTTATAGATGAAGGAGAGCTTTCTCCTGAAGAAATAAGCCGAGGTCTTACCCTCGCCATGGCCGATAATAGAATTGTTCCTCTTTTTGCAGGCTCTGCAATAAATAATTCAGGCCTTAATTCTCTTTTACGCTTTATAAGCGAAATTCTTCCCTCACCTGAAGGAGCCCTGGAAAGAGGAGTTACAAAGGAAGGAGAAGAAATCTCAGTTAAACTGGACTCTTCAGCTCCTCTTTCGGCCATTGTAGTAAAAACCTCCAACGACCAATTTTCAGGCAGACTTTCCTATGTAAAAGTTATTACGGGAACTCTCTCAGCCGATTCAGAGATCTACAATCTTAGAGAAGAAAAAAAGGAAAGGGTCGGTAAAATTTATAAGACCCTGGGTAAAAAGCTTACGGAAGTAAAAGAGCTTTCAGCAGGCGATATAGGAGTTTTGGTAAAGCTTACCAGCACAAAGACGAACGATACCTTAGCTGCATCAGCCGATATAATACCATTTGTAAGGCTTAGAACTCCCGAACCCATCTATTCGTTGGCTGTTTCCGCAATCGACAAAAAGAATGACGATAAGGTCAGCGAACAGCTTTTTAAGGCATGCGAAGAAGACATGACCCTCTCCTTTGCTTTTAATGCCGAAACAAAGCAAAACGTTCTATCAGGCATGGGCGATTTACATACGAGCATAGTTTTGGATAAGGTTAAAAATCAATCAAAGATAGAAATTCAAACCTCCATTCCCCGAATTGCCTATAGAGAAACGATTCAGCGCAAATCCCAAGCCGAATACACGCATAAAAAGCAGTCGGGCGGCCACGGGCAATTCGGCAGGGTTGTTTTGGCAATCGAACCCCTCCCCAGAGGCGAAAAATACAAATTTACCAATGCGGTTTTCGGAGGAGCTATCTCCAAGGGCTACATACCCGGTGTTGAAAAGGGCGTTATTGAGGCTATGGAAAAAGGCGTTTCTGCAGGCTATCCCGTAGTCGATGTTGCCGTAACCGTTCTCGACGGTAAAGAACACCCCGTAGACTCATCGGAAATGGCCTTTAAGATTGCAGCTCGAAATGCCTTTAAGGATGCAATGCGAAATGCAGGCCCCATCCTCCTTGAGCCCATTATGAACCTGACCGTCTTTGTTGAGACCTCATATCTCGGAGATATAATGAGCGATCTTTCTTCACGTCGAGGAAGAATCCTAGGCCAGTCCTCGCCCGCAAGCGGCATTGAAGAAATCAGAGCTCAGGTTCCCCACAAGGAGCTTTTGCGCTATGCAATAGACCTCCGCTCGATGACAAGCGGTACGGGTTCTTTTGAAATGTCCTTTGATCACTATGATCCGATTTCAGGTAAGATTGCCGACGAGATAATAGCCGAAGCCAAGGCCTTCATGGAAGAACAAGAAGAATAG
- a CDS encoding uracil phosphoribosyltransferase, producing the protein MKIALYGLPCAGKSTLLETASGFIKTISGYKLLQNIQGDIFEKRRTLLNQLSQETEFLIDGHYQFITEKGKETVFTFEDKVFDVFMYLYQKPELIYERMKESEKNQKYIPQNISTIIEWQLEEINSLREICHRADKDFYVIDDYETNYKNFTPFLKDILNGYSNVNFARTIFESINIVSDSINIFDGDKTLIPYDSSKYLLNFTTNIFDNNIYTGYQFWLQDKYIKPFLQSADLQNIKKIEYTSLKEQCIENKSIILSSGIPEIWEDNLGKELGVKTFAGKYISADTKYFVVKFLKKKYNVTAYGDSKNDLYMLKEADKGFLIINEHLSRSLSYSEIENLNIINLQNNLHILDQDKSINSDEIDEINSLIKITKSDSGIIGNRLAEAHFQLGKKLCRYLQKYKPEETTILSIERSGRFLADGLYMSFNAKFESYNSSHDMPKIETDNIILVDGVINNGKTIIDIIKKIEHNSKVKRIIILTNVINKEAVSLFKAYKLIAVRISENKYTGRKVKVQSGNIGPDTSDRLFNQL; encoded by the coding sequence ATGAAAATTGCTTTGTACGGTTTACCATGTGCCGGAAAATCAACATTATTGGAAACAGCCTCCGGTTTTATCAAAACTATAAGCGGATACAAATTATTGCAAAACATACAAGGGGATATTTTCGAAAAGCGCAGAACTCTTTTAAATCAATTAAGTCAAGAAACCGAATTTCTTATTGACGGACATTATCAATTTATAACCGAAAAAGGTAAAGAAACGGTTTTTACTTTTGAAGATAAAGTATTTGATGTTTTTATGTACTTATATCAAAAACCTGAACTTATCTACGAAAGAATGAAAGAATCCGAAAAAAATCAAAAATATATTCCCCAAAATATCAGTACAATTATAGAATGGCAGCTTGAAGAAATAAATTCACTTCGTGAAATATGTCATAGAGCAGATAAGGATTTCTATGTTATTGATGATTATGAAACAAATTATAAAAACTTTACTCCTTTTTTAAAAGATATTCTCAACGGATATAGCAATGTTAATTTTGCAAGAACAATTTTCGAATCAATAAACATAGTATCGGATTCAATAAATATATTTGACGGAGACAAAACACTTATACCATATGATTCATCAAAATATTTACTGAACTTTACCACAAATATTTTTGATAATAATATATATACCGGTTATCAATTTTGGCTTCAAGATAAATATATAAAACCCTTCTTACAATCGGCAGATTTACAAAATATAAAAAAAATAGAATATACAAGTTTAAAGGAACAATGTATAGAAAACAAAAGTATTATTTTATCGTCAGGTATACCTGAAATATGGGAAGACAATTTGGGAAAGGAATTAGGAGTAAAAACATTTGCCGGTAAATACATATCGGCTGACACAAAATATTTTGTTGTAAAATTCCTAAAGAAAAAATATAATGTAACAGCCTATGGAGACAGTAAAAATGATCTATATATGCTTAAAGAAGCCGATAAAGGTTTTTTAATTATAAATGAGCACTTGAGCAGAAGCCTATCATATTCGGAAATTGAAAATTTGAATATTATTAACTTACAAAATAATTTACATATTTTAGATCAGGATAAATCTATAAACAGCGATGAGATTGATGAAATAAATTCGTTAATCAAAATTACAAAATCCGACTCAGGAATTATCGGAAATCGTTTAGCAGAAGCTCATTTTCAACTGGGAAAAAAATTATGTAGATATTTACAAAAATATAAACCTGAAGAAACAACAATTCTAAGCATAGAAAGAAGCGGAAGATTTCTTGCAGACGGCTTGTATATGTCGTTTAATGCAAAATTTGAATCATATAATTCTTCCCATGATATGCCTAAAATAGAGACAGATAATATTATCTTAGTCGATGGAGTAATAAATAACGGAAAAACAATAATCGATATTATAAAAAAGATAGAACATAACTCAAAAGTTAAAAGGATAATTATTTTGACAAATGTTATTAATAAAGAAGCAGTATCTCTTTTTAAGGCATATAAACTTATTGCCGTTAGAATATCCGAAAATAAATATACAGGCAGAAAGGTAAAAGTCCAATCCGGTAATATAGGACCGGATACTTCAGATAGACTATTTAATCAGCTGTAA